AAAAGAATTCAAGAAGTTTCTTGTCAACGAACGGTTTGTTGACATTAAAAGAATTGGTAAGTACATCATCTTTATTTTGTCTAATGACAAAGTGTTAGTATCCCATCTAAGAATGGAAGGTAAATATAAGATTAATGAGTTGAAATCTAAATATGACGAACGTCATGTATTAGTACGTTTTATCTTAGATGATTTTGAATTGTATTATCACGACACAAGAAGGTTTGGTACGTTTCATATTCATAGTATTACTGATTACAAAGATCAAGATTATTTAAAGAAATTAGCAATCGATCCTACTCAAGAAGAATGAGATTGGAAATATCTAAAGAATAATGCTAAGAAATCTTCAAGAGTAATCAAATCAGTTTTATTAGATCAATCTGTTGTAGCTGGGATTGGTAATATTTATGCTGATGAAATCTTATTCTTATCTAAGATTAATCCAGCTAAAAAAGCAAATGAACTAACTGATCAACAATTTAAAGAGATTAGTAAGAATGCAACTAAGGTTTTATTAAAAGCAATCGAATTAAATGGTACAACGATCTTTTCTTATCAGTTTAAAGAAAACCATGCTGGTTCTTATCAAGAATATTTAAATGTCCATCTGCAAAAAGACAAACCTTGTAAGGTTTGTAAAACACCTGTTAAAAAAACTAAATTAAATAATCGAGGAACTTATTATTGTGACAAGTGCCAAAAATAGAATCTTAGTTTGTTTATCTGGTAAATCATCATCTGGTAAATCGATGTTGATTAATTTATTAAAACAAGATGGTTATTACACAATCAATTTGGATGAATTAATTCACCAATATTATCAAAAAGGCCAATCAGGTTATGATTTCGTTGTTGACAATTTTGGACTAGAATATGTGGACGAAAACCAAGTAAATCGTAAGAAATTAGGTCAGTTGGTTTTTGCCAATCCTGATAAACTCAAGCTTTTGAGCGATTTTGCTGGAAAAATTGCGAAAAACCACTTAAAAAACCTAGATTATCACGGTCTAGTTATAGTAGAAGGGGCTGCTATCTACAATAACCAAGAAAGATATCAAGACATTTTTGATTACTTTGTTTTAGTAGAACGAGATGAAAAACTAATTCAGGAGTCGATTGCACAGAAATTCGCTTATTTAAAGGATTTTGACTTTAAAAAATGGAATCCAATTAAAGAAAATAAGGAATTTGAAGCAGACTTTTGCATCCAAAATAATGGTGATATCAGAATTGCTTATCAAGAGTTATTAAAATTCCTAAAAAAAATTAGTGGCGAATGTGAGTTGTAATCCCCAAATTGGGGAAAACTTTATAAAAGGCTTTAATCTTAAGCCCAGATAATGGGGATAATTTCAAGGCTTTAATTACCGTTTTGTTACCGTTCTTTTATCAAGATAAAAATCTCAATCATTAATTTTTTAGTTGCTTATACTTTTAATGTTTAACTTAATAAGTTAGCGGTCAGGTGTAGGTAATAAAGAGTAGATATGGTTGATTACGAAGAGTTATATGAGATTCATAAAATGAATGGTGGGGTTAGTGATTTTGGTCTAATCACTAACGTATATATTCATATCTTGGGTCCTCAAGCAACGATGTTTTATATTTGGTTATTAAACGATCACCAAATCTATTTAAACGAACGTTGAAAGAAAAATAACCTACCGTTATCACGTATTCTTACAAGCTTAAATATCTCTAAAAAACAACTAATTGATTTTAGAAACCTACTTGAAGGAATGAGCTTAATCAAAACTTATAAGGAAGAAAAAACGCTTGAAAAACAACTTATATATAAGTTTTGTTTAGCTAAGATGCTAGACTGAGATAGTTTAGTATCTCAGGAAGAAATTAAAAATCGAATTATTGCTAAGATCGGTCATGAAGAATACTTTAGATTAAGTAGTCTTTATTCAAATAAAAACATTGGTGGAAGCAATGTTAATGTTTCTTCTACATTCCACCAAGTGTATAAAAATAATAACAATACTGACCAAATCAGTCATATTGTGAGACCAATGAAAACTTTAGTAGATATCGACAAACTTGAGTTTGAAAATTTTGAATTTTCGCCAGAAACTAAAACTGCATTAGTTAATCTGTGCGAAAAATATAACCCAACAGAAGCTGAAATCAAAAATATTATCGACACTGCTGATGATATTAATGATAGCTTTGAATTAACTCGAGTAATTACTAACTATACTAATGAAATTGATCAAGTCGAAGATGATTCAATTCCTAAAAATATGGCTAGAAATGAAAGTTTTTATAGTAACTTCTGTTCTAGTGATTTAGAGATCAAAATTCTAAGAGAATACCGCACGATGAATAGTGAAAAATACTTAAGAGGAATCTATCGTCGTAATCTATTTGCTAGAGAAGTAGAGTTAATTGAAAAAATCAAAAAAGAACAAGATAACCGCGAACATATTGTTAATGCAATCTTAGACTTTGCAGCCCACTTCACTCTAACTGATCAAATTCAATTTGAATACGTAGAAAAAATTTCTAATACTTTAAAATTAAAGAATATTTCAAGATTAAATGATGCAGTTAAGTTTTTTAGAAAAACTTATTACAGTAAAAAGAATGCTAGTATAAAACTTGAATTGCAAAAACGTAACTAAAAGATCATAACGATCATATGGATAAAAATACAGATCAAATTAATAAGAACGAGTTAAAAAAAGAGATTGATAATTATTGTAAAGAACTGGTTAATTCTTATTCTGATTGGGCTAATCAGATAAAGGTTTTAACTGATCCAAAACAAATTCATAAATTATCTTTAAAATTCGGTAAAGAGATAATAGATTTAAATCAACAGATTACAAAATTAACAATAACTAATGGTATTAAACGTCCCGATTATTCAAAATATACTAAACCAAGAATTAGTAGTATTAATGCCACGTTAAAAAGAAGTTTAAATAAAACAAATTACGACTACATTTTTCAAAGTAGTTCGAGATCTGACTTTATTCAAAAAGAACAAGAATTTAAAACTCAACAAGCACTTGATAAATTAGAAAAAAACATTCATTCACAATTAATAACTGATGATTATCGTGATAAGAGATCGCATAACTATTTATTACATTGATATTCAAAATCATTAAAAACACCAGAGGAAGAGTTGCTGAAAAACAAGGAATTCGTTAAGTGTTTTATTGAATCGTGTATCGATTATGAAAATTGTTATGAGTTGAATTTTGATCAAAATAACAAATCGAGAAAATTAGAATATGCAACTTGTGCAGATTTAAATCATAAACACAAAAACATCCAGTGAGTCAATAAAAAATATAGTTTAACAACTGATAATTGTATTTTTTATATTCAAAAACCAATTAGAAAATTTTATTGAAATATTCACTATAAATATTTGCAAGACGATGCGTGAATATATGGTGAAAATAATGAAACACAATTAGCCAAGATAAATGATTTATATAATTCATATTTAAATGATCCAGTAAATAAAGAAAACTTAAAAATTTTCGGTAAAACTGATAAAAAAGTATGTGAATTTAATTTAAGTAAAGATACTCTATTAGGTTTTAAAGAAGAAAGTAAAATTCAACAATTTATTCAGTTTTTCTTAATTCATCAAGCTAAGTGACATAAGAAAATTTCTTATCTTAATTTTGAATATATTTTCAAAAAAGAAATAATGGATTTAGTGATTGAGGATCTCGATCTTAATAAACTAGATTACTTAGTTATTTATTTAAATAATTTAAATGGAATTAACTTTTTAGATCTAAAAATTTGACAAATAGTTGATTTTTTAAAAACTGTTAACAAAAACCTTAATAACGGATCTAAAGTAAAAATTATCTTCTTTAACAACATTAATACAAATAGGATCATTTCAAGATTAAAAAAATGATACCCACAAAATGATTATGAAGATTTAAAACAATCACTTGGTGAATTGTTTTTAGATAACAAAAATGTAGTTAATTTTTGATTTGCCAAAACTAAGAATAATAGTAAAAAAGAAATCGTTAATGCAGATATTCAAAATCAAGATATCGCTAAAATTGACGGTAAAAACGGGTTATTAGAGTTAAAAAACCTATTAGATAAACATGAACGATTTTTTAACGAACTACAAAATTTCATTGATAGCCATAAAGAATCAGAATTAACGAAAAAATCGTTAACTACTTATGTCAATTACGCTGTTAAATTGATTAGAGATATTAGCAGCTTTTTAAACGATATAAAAATTAATCCTATTGACGTACAAAGAAATAACGAAATGTGGACAAAAATCAAATTGATCTACAAGTTAGGTCACCTTGATAAAAACTTAAGTCGAAAAGTAGGTGAAGCAATTAACGATTCACTTTTCGGTTATTACTTTAATTAATCACAACTTAATTTGTAATCTACTTACTTTTTAGATATCTAAAAAAGTAAAATATAAATAATTCATTAAAGAAAATACTTTAAATTTATACATTCGAATGTCGGATAAAAAAATCGGATTAAGTAGTTCTGAAGCTTTAGAACGATATCAAAAAGATGGTCCGAATCAAATTAACATTGAGAAAAAGAAAAATTATTTCTTAGTTTTCCTATCTCAATTTAAAGATTTGATGATCATCATCTTATTAATTGCTGCTGTAGCATCTTTTGTTGTAGCAATACTAACAGGGATAAAACACAACTGAGATTTTAATGCAGATAACGGGACACTAAAAATTGAATTAGTTCAACCTTTTATTATTCTCTTTGTTATTGTCGTTAACTCGTTAATTGGAACCATTCAAGAAATTAAATCTGATCAAGCAGTCAAATCATTAAATAAACTAAATCTGACTAAAACTAAAGTTTATCGAGATAATAAGTTAATTAATGTTGAGTCAACTGAGATTGTTGTTGGTGATGTAATTGTATTAGAAGCTGGAGATGTAATTCCAGCTGACTGTAAGATTATTGAATCAAGTAATTTGTATTCAAATCAATCAATTCTTACAGGTGAATCATTGCCTGTTAAAAAGTATCAATATGATAATGATGACGAATCGAACTTACCAACAATTGAAAGAAACGATCATCTCTTTTCAGGTGCTTCAATTACAAACGGTCATGCTTTATGTGAAGTAATTGGAATAGGGATAAATACTGAAATTGGTAAGATCTCTTCATTAGTAAATAAACAAAAGAAACAACTATCTCCATTACAAATCAAATTAGAAAAGCTTTCAAAAGTTTTTGGTTATAGTGGAATCGCTTTATTCATTATTGCTTTCATTATTCAAATTATATTGAACGGTGTTGGTAATATTGAATCTACTTGACCAGCTGCTTTAGCTGCTGCTATCTCATTAGCTGTAGCTGCAGTTCCTGAAGGTTTAAGTACATTTGTGTCGATCATTTTAGCGCTTGGAGTTAAAAATATCGCTAAACAAAAAGCGATTGTAAAAAAACTTTCTTCGATTGAGACGTTAGGTTCAGCTGCAGTTATATGTTCAGATAAAACTGGAACGATCACTAAAAATCAGATGACTGTTGTTGGACTTTGAACCAAAAATGCTGAAGGTATAAAAGACTTAACTGTTGAACATAAAAAATTACTGATTAACTCAATTTTATGTTCAACAGCTAAGATTAATTTTGATGAAAACAATAAGATGGTTGAAGTGGGTGATACTACTGAAACCGCATTAATCAGGTTTGGTCTTGACAATCAGTTTTATCAAGCTAAAGATTATGCAAATTATCAGATAAAAGTAAATCCTTTTGATTCTGACAAAAAAATGATGTCGGTTCAGATTTTTGATAAAAATAAAAACACAGGACATTTAATTGTTAAAGGTGCTTTAGAATCGCTATTAAAAATTTCTAATAATCAAAATCATGATCAGTTTATTAATCAAACTAAACAATATGCTGATCAAAGTTATCGTACGCTTGTTGTT
The Mycoplasma tullyi genome window above contains:
- the coaE gene encoding dephospho-CoA kinase (Dephospho-CoA kinase (CoaE) performs the final step in coenzyme A biosynthesis.); its protein translation is MTSAKNRILVCLSGKSSSGKSMLINLLKQDGYYTINLDELIHQYYQKGQSGYDFVVDNFGLEYVDENQVNRKKLGQLVFANPDKLKLLSDFAGKIAKNHLKNLDYHGLVIVEGAAIYNNQERYQDIFDYFVLVERDEKLIQESIAQKFAYLKDFDFKKWNPIKENKEFEADFCIQNNGDIRIAYQELLKFLKKISGECEL
- a CDS encoding replication initiation and membrane attachment family protein, with amino-acid sequence MVDYEELYEIHKMNGGVSDFGLITNVYIHILGPQATMFYIWLLNDHQIYLNERWKKNNLPLSRILTSLNISKKQLIDFRNLLEGMSLIKTYKEEKTLEKQLIYKFCLAKMLDWDSLVSQEEIKNRIIAKIGHEEYFRLSSLYSNKNIGGSNVNVSSTFHQVYKNNNNTDQISHIVRPMKTLVDIDKLEFENFEFSPETKTALVNLCEKYNPTEAEIKNIIDTADDINDSFELTRVITNYTNEIDQVEDDSIPKNMARNESFYSNFCSSDLEIKILREYRTMNSEKYLRGIYRRNLFAREVELIEKIKKEQDNREHIVNAILDFAAHFTLTDQIQFEYVEKISNTLKLKNISRLNDAVKFFRKTYYSKKNASIKLELQKRN
- a CDS encoding cation-translocating P-type ATPase; protein product: MSDKKIGLSSSEALERYQKDGPNQINIEKKKNYFLVFLSQFKDLMIIILLIAAVASFVVAILTGIKHNWDFNADNGTLKIELVQPFIILFVIVVNSLIGTIQEIKSDQAVKSLNKLNLTKTKVYRDNKLINVESTEIVVGDVIVLEAGDVIPADCKIIESSNLYSNQSILTGESLPVKKYQYDNDDESNLPTIERNDHLFSGASITNGHALCEVIGIGINTEIGKISSLVNKQKKQLSPLQIKLEKLSKVFGYSGIALFIIAFIIQIILNGVGNIESTWPAALAAAISLAVAAVPEGLSTFVSIILALGVKNIAKQKAIVKKLSSIETLGSAAVICSDKTGTITKNQMTVVGLWTKNAEGIKDLTVEHKKLLINSILCSTAKINFDENNKMVEVGDTTETALIRFGLDNQFYQAKDYANYQIKVNPFDSDKKMMSVQIFDKNKNTGHLIVKGALESLLKISNNQNHDQFINQTKQYADQSYRTLVVGIKPISKIHDDFSEIEKDLELQGIIALIDPPREEVIYSVNSAKAAGIKPIMITGDDLNTAKAIAKQVNIYDEKTDLAISSKELNEIDDQTLKRDIEKYSVYARMSPKDKMRIIDAWQANHQVVAMTGDGVNDAPALKKADIGCAMGITGTDVAKETADMIIVDDNFATIINSVESGRRIYQTIKKVIQNLLISSVAELLVFIIGLIVMVPIYRHIISTNAEIGTKLALINQTPEELFAKFSLLSAAQLLWINILTHGFPAIALGIQKSKNDVMNIRPYYKYENLFARRMGIDLLWQSCFIALMSLVAYSIGINYAIYSDNINTFKSFNEIGSSMGFIVLGIAASIHCLNLMSDRSILLSSIRYYWLIYLSALFSVSLILLVSLIGPIASVFRMDEQFINRPDLIGISLGMGVSIIPAMEIFKLFINFRTTHRLPITEFKMITK
- the mutM gene encoding DNA-formamidopyrimidine glycosylase, whose amino-acid sequence is MPELPEVQTVINYLKTKIINHKIEDVIVNALKVLKNSTPKEFKKFLVNERFVDIKRIGKYIIFILSNDKVLVSHLRMEGKYKINELKSKYDERHVLVRFILDDFELYYHDTRRFGTFHIHSITDYKDQDYLKKLAIDPTQEEWDWKYLKNNAKKSSRVIKSVLLDQSVVAGIGNIYADEILFLSKINPAKKANELTDQQFKEISKNATKVLLKAIELNGTTIFSYQFKENHAGSYQEYLNVHLQKDKPCKVCKTPVKKTKLNNRGTYYCDKCQK